The Planctomycetia bacterium genome includes a region encoding these proteins:
- a CDS encoding glycosyltransferase family 2 protein: MSPRNTTVSIAVPLLNEEAVLPQLLARLRELLAAIPGGPHEIVFVDDGSTDRTFEMLRAATQEDSRITALSLSRNFGHQAALCAALDQAHGDVVVLMDGDLQDSPDAVHRMLDAYHRGYDVVYAVRTRRKESLLLRACYHLFYRVIGKLAEVKLPHDAGDFCLMSRRVVDELNAAPERHRYLRGLRAWVGFKQIGIPVVRAARKEGESKYNWRRLFKLASDGIFSFSVVPLRAAALLGGITLLGSTLWAMFIVGARLFFDHSPQGFTALAVSISFFSGVQLLFLGVIGEYVGRIYEEVKGRPKYIVQQVAKCLRPWTPNTPAPIESFTGITGGGVLENR; encoded by the coding sequence TCTCCATCGCGGTGCCGCTGCTGAACGAAGAAGCCGTTTTGCCGCAACTCTTGGCGCGCTTGCGCGAGTTGTTGGCAGCGATCCCCGGCGGCCCGCACGAGATCGTGTTCGTCGACGACGGCAGCACCGACCGGACGTTCGAGATGCTTCGGGCTGCGACGCAGGAAGATTCGCGCATCACGGCGTTGAGTCTGTCTCGCAATTTCGGGCATCAAGCCGCACTCTGTGCCGCGCTCGACCAAGCTCACGGCGACGTCGTCGTGCTCATGGACGGCGACCTGCAGGATTCTCCCGACGCCGTGCATCGAATGCTCGATGCGTATCATCGGGGCTACGACGTCGTGTATGCCGTGCGCACTCGCCGCAAGGAAAGTCTCCTCCTCCGAGCGTGTTACCATCTGTTCTATCGCGTCATCGGCAAGCTGGCGGAAGTCAAACTGCCGCACGATGCCGGCGACTTCTGCCTCATGTCGCGGCGCGTCGTCGACGAGTTGAACGCCGCGCCGGAGCGGCATCGCTATTTGCGCGGGCTCCGAGCGTGGGTCGGTTTCAAGCAGATCGGCATCCCGGTCGTGCGTGCGGCGCGGAAGGAAGGGGAGTCGAAATACAATTGGCGGCGCCTGTTTAAGCTGGCGAGCGACGGCATCTTCTCGTTCTCCGTAGTGCCGTTGCGAGCGGCTGCGCTGCTCGGCGGCATTACGCTGCTCGGCTCGACTCTGTGGGCCATGTTCATCGTCGGGGCACGCTTGTTCTTCGATCATTCGCCGCAAGGTTTCACGGCGCTGGCCGTCAGCATTTCGTTTTTCTCCGGCGTGCAGTTGTTGTTTCTCGGCGTGATCGGCGAGTACGTCGGCCGCATCTACGAGGAAGTCAAAGGGCGTCCGAAATATATCGTGCAACAAGTCGCAAAGTGTTTACGACCATGGACCCCCAATACGCCGGCGCCTATCGAGAGCTTTACCGGAATCACTGGTGGTGGCGTGCTCGAGAATCGTTGA